From the genome of Gracilinanus agilis isolate LMUSP501 chromosome 2, AgileGrace, whole genome shotgun sequence, one region includes:
- the LOC123236070 gene encoding olfactory receptor 11G2-like isoform X2 — translation MVKSVSHFILLGFSSSREIQMVYFVVFSMTYILTLMGNSAIICAVHWDRHLHTPMYIFLRNFSFLEICYVTTTVPNMLSNFLSETKTITFVGCFVQFYFFFSFGCDEGFYLCIMAFDRYLAICRPLHYPTIMTTHLCTGLVIFGWSGGFILFVIPVVLISQLFYCGPNIINHFICDPVPLMALSCSKAHITKLIYSTFNSIFMVGTFIFVLISYALVIFSVLRIPSAAGKRKAFSTCASHLAIVILFFGSVMTMYVGPGSEQPVEFQKVMTLFYSVITPLFNPLIYSLRNKDMKAALRKVLVATKTSRKT, via the coding sequence ATGGTGAAATCTGTTAGTCACTTCATCCTCTTGGGCTTCTCTTCCAGCCGGGAGATACAGATGGTCTACTTTGTGGTGTTCTCAATGACCTATATACTAACATTAATGGGAAATTCAGCTATTATCTGTGCTGTGCACTGGGATCGGCACCTCCACACCCCCATGTACATCTTCTTGCGGAATTTTTCCTTCCTGGAGATCTGTTATGTCACCACAACTGTTCCCAACATGCTATCTAATTTCCTTTCTGAGACCAAAACCATCACTTTTGTTGGTTGCTTTgtacaattttatttcttcttttcttttggctgTGATGAAGGTTTCTATCTTTGCATCATGGCATTTGACAGGTACCTCGCTATCTGTCGTCCACTGCATTATCCAACCATCATGACTACACATCTCTGCACTGGTTTGGTGATCTTTGGCTGGTCAGGTGGATTTATCCTCTTTGTAATACCAGTTGTCCTCATCTCACAGTTGTTCTATTGTGGCCCAAACATTATTAATCACTTCATATGTGATCCTGTCCCATTGATGGCCCTTTCATGTTCCAAAGCCCATATCACAAAACTCATTTACTCTACTTTCAATTCTATCTTTATGGTTGGTACCTTTATATTTGTCCTCATCTCCTATGCCTTAGTCATTTTTTCTGTACTGCGGATTCCCTCTGCTGCTGGCAAGCGTAAAGCCTTCTCCACGTGTGCTTCACATCTAGCGATAGTAATCTTATTCTTTGGTTCTGTTATGACTATGTATGTGGGACCGGGATCAGAGCAGCCAGTAGAATTCCAGAAAGTTATGACACTGTTTTATTCAGTTATCACTCCACTATTCAACCCCTTGATCTATAGCCTCCGAAACAAGGATATGAAGGCTGCTCTGAGGAAAGTTCTGGTAGCCACTAAGACTTCTCGCAAGACATGA
- the LOC123236070 gene encoding olfactory receptor 11G2-like isoform X1: MKSFFNSLRRSTVSHFILLGFSSSREIQMVYFVVFSMTYILTLMGNSAIICAVHWDRHLHTPMYIFLRNFSFLEICYVTTTVPNMLSNFLSETKTITFVGCFVQFYFFFSFGCDEGFYLCIMAFDRYLAICRPLHYPTIMTTHLCTGLVIFGWSGGFILFVIPVVLISQLFYCGPNIINHFICDPVPLMALSCSKAHITKLIYSTFNSIFMVGTFIFVLISYALVIFSVLRIPSAAGKRKAFSTCASHLAIVILFFGSVMTMYVGPGSEQPVEFQKVMTLFYSVITPLFNPLIYSLRNKDMKAALRKVLVATKTSRKT, from the coding sequence CTGTTAGTCACTTCATCCTCTTGGGCTTCTCTTCCAGCCGGGAGATACAGATGGTCTACTTTGTGGTGTTCTCAATGACCTATATACTAACATTAATGGGAAATTCAGCTATTATCTGTGCTGTGCACTGGGATCGGCACCTCCACACCCCCATGTACATCTTCTTGCGGAATTTTTCCTTCCTGGAGATCTGTTATGTCACCACAACTGTTCCCAACATGCTATCTAATTTCCTTTCTGAGACCAAAACCATCACTTTTGTTGGTTGCTTTgtacaattttatttcttcttttcttttggctgTGATGAAGGTTTCTATCTTTGCATCATGGCATTTGACAGGTACCTCGCTATCTGTCGTCCACTGCATTATCCAACCATCATGACTACACATCTCTGCACTGGTTTGGTGATCTTTGGCTGGTCAGGTGGATTTATCCTCTTTGTAATACCAGTTGTCCTCATCTCACAGTTGTTCTATTGTGGCCCAAACATTATTAATCACTTCATATGTGATCCTGTCCCATTGATGGCCCTTTCATGTTCCAAAGCCCATATCACAAAACTCATTTACTCTACTTTCAATTCTATCTTTATGGTTGGTACCTTTATATTTGTCCTCATCTCCTATGCCTTAGTCATTTTTTCTGTACTGCGGATTCCCTCTGCTGCTGGCAAGCGTAAAGCCTTCTCCACGTGTGCTTCACATCTAGCGATAGTAATCTTATTCTTTGGTTCTGTTATGACTATGTATGTGGGACCGGGATCAGAGCAGCCAGTAGAATTCCAGAAAGTTATGACACTGTTTTATTCAGTTATCACTCCACTATTCAACCCCTTGATCTATAGCCTCCGAAACAAGGATATGAAGGCTGCTCTGAGGAAAGTTCTGGTAGCCACTAAGACTTCTCGCAAGACATGA